A stretch of the Lactuca sativa cultivar Salinas chromosome 9, Lsat_Salinas_v11, whole genome shotgun sequence genome encodes the following:
- the LOC111878131 gene encoding uncharacterized protein At5g49945, with product MAKQRSSSLFFSSLLTPRGDTLLYLIALLSIFSLIIHHISLSAAADSHFEGFDADDEVELDDDSLLLQSSSLSDLPRRSPPPSTTLSTSSDPESHHGPPNPPSSQPADSDLATKPSTPSSSFEYWDEDEFEGFPTEITPPEVSRITEPTTPGGSESAAPEDTEKIAQPTSAKKSIGSFTIEITCVSILIIFAINFFTGKKENETLALAWAAKFATNDSIFEKNFSLLGVGETDDSPLLLKEGQNVFKFYASGRRFCQGLLATMELKSRHDLIARLYNMIVPCKDEITFEVYMNDDAMDHVVFALAKKKAAKTMQKELRDLQRFGNLMPAPTNRKWVADELSVITESKEVAGDLITEAVLDQVFGEKAFQKFGKLFMSMHFSDQHPSTHRKILIFKFALPAADQMADMTRLVALIPYYIDLIGRYKLSSQARSKPEAARAKLAQEVYKELQYARQEAIQRKKIEKKKMMEEAESKLNAEALRKKEAKERARQLKKAMPKIKMSRGG from the exons ATGGCGAAGCAACGATCTTCTTCTCTATTCTTCTCTTCACTCTTAACCCCAAGAGGCGACACCCTTCTCTACCTCATCGCTCTCCTCTCGATCTTCTCTCTCATCATCCACCACATCTCCCTCTCCGCCGCTGCTGATTCCCATTTCGAAGGCTTTGACGCCGATGACGAAGTTGAACTCGATGACGACTCTCTTCTTCTCCAATCATCATCACTCTCTGATCTCCCCCGCCGGTCCCCTCCTCCTTCTACCACTTTATCCACCTCTTCTGATCCCGAATCCCACCATGGCCCACCTAACCCACCCTCATCCCAGCCGGCCGATTCCGATCTCGCTACCAAACCCTCAACCCCATCTTCTTCATTTGAGTATTGGGATGAAGATGAGTTCGAGGGCTTCCCTACTGAAATAACACCCCCTGAAGTCTCCAGAATCACTGAACCTACCACACCGGGTGGTTCTGAATCGGCTGCTCCGGAGGATACCGAGAAGATTGCGCAACCGACGTCGGCGAAGAAGAGTATTGGATCGTTTACTATTGAGATAACATGTGTATCAATCTTAATCATATTCGCGATCAATTTTTTCACTGGGAAAAAAGAGaatgaaaccctagccctagcTTGGGCGGCTAAATTCGCTACTAATGATTCGATTTTCGAGAAGAATTTTAGTTTGTTGGGTGTGGGAGAAACCGATGACTCTCCATTGTTGTTGAAAGAAGGTCAAAACGTGTTCAAGTTCTACGCCAGTGGGCGTAGGTTTTGTCAAGGATTGTTGGCTACAATGGAGCTGAAGAGCCGCCATGATTTGATAGCAAGGCTGTATAACATGATTGTTCCTTGTAAAGATGAGATCACGTTTGAGGTCTATATGAATGACGATGCAATGGATCATGTGGTTTTTGCTTTGGCTAAGAAGAAAGCTGCAAAAACTATGCAGAAGGAATTGAGAGATCTTCAGAGGTTTGGGAATTTGATGCCTGCACCCACCAATCGGAAATGGGTTGCTGATGAATTGAGTGTCATTACAGAGTCTAAAGAGGTCGCCGGAGATTTGATCACCGAGGCTGTACTTGATCAG GTATTTGGTGAAAAAGCATTCCAGAAATTTGGGAAATTGTTCATGTCAATGCATTTCTCTGATCAACATCCAAGTACCCACAGGAAGATCTTGATTTTTAAGTTTGCTCTTCCTGCTGCCGATCAAATGGCTGACATGACACGATTAGTGGCTCTAATTCCCTATTACATTGATTTAATTGGTCGTTACAAACTCAGTTCACAG GCTAGATCCAAACCAGAAGCAGCAAGAGCAAAGCTTGCACAAGAAGTATACAAGGAGCTTCAGTATGCAAGACAAGAAGCAATTCAGAGAAAGAAgatagagaagaagaagatgatggagGAGGCTGAGTCAAAGCTGAATGCTGAAGCTTTACGCAAGAAAGAAGCAAAAGAACGTGCTCGACAGTTGAAGAAAGCAATGCCCAAAATCAAAATGTCACGTGGAGGATAG